The window CATTCAGCAGCACCCCGCCGAGATCGCCGCAGTGAAGTCCAACAACGCCCGGATGGTCGCCCTGTCCGGGGACGAGGCGCGAGGGACGTGGCAGCAGCTCGAAGTCCTCATGCGCCACTGGCGCGCGATCGAAGCGCTGGCGACGCGACCCGGCCCCTTCGTCTACACCGCCAAACGGGGCTCGCTCAAGTCAGTTGATCTTGGCTGAACCGACAATGTCTCCCCAGTCAAGGAGGCCGACGAAGCGTCGCCGGTTCAGGACGGGGACGCGGTCAGGCTCGGTGTTGTACCCAGCGACGCTGGCCGCTGCGCTGCGTCGTAGCTCAGACCTACCCCGGCTACGCCCCGCGATAGGCCGGCCGCAGCAGCCTCGCCAAGTGCTTGCACCCTGGCGAGTGCGATCACATCAGTCGGCGCCGCCGACGGCGCCCGAACGGCTGGCTTCTCGCGGCGCACGTCTCATGGAACGGCGCCTACCCGCGGCGGGTGGCGTGGGCGTGGCGTGCACGCTCAAGCCGTCTCCGCCGCTGCATGGGCACGCAGAAGTTCGTCGCGGGCGCGGGCTACGCGGGAACGGATCGTGCCGACGGGGACACCGCACGCCTCGGCGGCTTCGGCGTAGGTGAGCCCGAGGAGCTGGGTGAGCACGAACGCGGCGCGCCGGTCAGGATCAAGCGCGGCGCGGGGCGAGCGCCGCTCGCGCCGGTTGACGTACCGAGCACTACTCGACCAGTTGGTCAACCGGCGGACCCTCGCCGTATGACGCAGGTCAACGTGGCCGAGGCCAAGGCGAAGCTGTCCGACCTCCTGGAGCGGGCCGCGGCTGGCGAGGACATGGTCGTCGCTGCTCGGCACGACGTCGTGCTGTGGTGGCTGGCGCAGGAACCGCTGGCGGAGGCCGGTGACGTCGCTCCTGACGGACGGCTCGTGCGAGGCACACGTCAGTCAGAACAGCGACTCCTGGTCGGTCCGCCGGCCGACGCGGTCCCGAACGGACTGGTCAGCATCGTCGGCGGCCAGCCGTGCGGCGCGCTCGGGATCCCCACGCTCGATCAGCCGGTCCAGGGCAGCCACCCGGACGGCCTTCGCGGGCCAGCCGAGCGCCGTCTCGAGCAGCTGCTCGCCCTCGTCCGCAGGCAGGGTCTCCAGCTCGTCGACCATCCCCCGGACGGTCTCGCCAGCGGCGCGAGCCGGCAGCTCGTTCAGCAGCGCGAACAGGTCGGGGGCCGAGAGCAGCGAGCGCCGGACGGCCCGCGCTGCGGCCCACCGGCGCAGCGGGGGAGGGATGTACCGGAGCGCGACGAGCTGCCCGTCGGCGGCCGGCGTGTCGTCGTCGGGGCCGTCGTCCAGCCTGTCCGGACCAGGCAGCTCCACACTGATCCCGCCGGTGAACACGTCCTCGGCCCGGTAGACCAGCCACTCATCTGCGAGCAGCTCGAGAGCCAGTGCGTCGAGGTCCTCGTCCGTCAACAATCCCGTACGGACCAGGCCGTGCACCAGTTTGCCGGACAGCCGCTCCCAGCGTCGGTCGGTGAGCAGCAGCCGGGCGGTGTCCAGCGCACCTGGAGCTGTGCCGTGGTGGGTGCGCAGCAGCAGCTCGGCGTCCACGCAGCTGCTGCGGCGCGGTCCGGCCGACAGCAGCAGGCGCCGCAGCTCGTCGACCGAGCCGGCGGACAACAGGCCGACACCGTCTTCGCCCAGGTCGCCGGCCAGCTCGGCCAGGTCGCGCGGTCCGCTGTCACCGGTCACGTGTCGATCCTCCTGTGCTCGTCACCAGTCGGTGTGCGCCAGCTGCCGGGCGAGGTCGCCACCTGCCGCAGCTGCAGCCGGCTCAGCGTACGGGTGCGCACCACCTCCTCCGTCAGGGCGGAATCGGCGCATCGCAGGTAGCAGCCGGCGGCGCCGATCCGCACCCGGCCGTGCTGTCGCTCCACGTCGCGGATGAGGTAGTCGAGCGTCTGTGGCACGCCGTGCCGGGCCGTCGTCGACGACCGGTCCAGCAGGTCGGTTCGGCGCAGCAGCGGTGAGGCGGCCACGAGGTTGGACCGTCGCCTCGCCATGTGCTACCACTAGCACATGACGACGGTCGGTGTCCGAGAGCTCCGGCAGCGGGCCAGCGAGTTGCTGCGCCAGGTCGCGCAGGGCGAGACGATCGAGATCACCGACCGCGGACGCCCGGTGGCGCTGCTCGGCCCGTTGGCGGCCGGGGACGAGCTGACGCGGCTGCGCGCGGCGGGCCAGGTCAGCGCGGCCGAGGGGGACCTGACCGACCTGCCTGAGCCCCTCGAGTTGGAGCCCGGCCAGGAGACGCCCTCACAGGTGCTGGCCGGGCTGCGCCGAGATGACCGCTGAACGCGCGGTCTACCTGGACCCCTCTGCGCTCGTGAAGCTGGCGGTGGCCGAGCCGGAGTCCGCCGCGCTGCGGGCGTATTTGCGTCGGCGCCGGCCGCTGGTGTCCAGCGCGCTGTCGCGAACGGAGGTCGGCCGGGCGCTGCTGCCGCTCGGCCCGCGCGCCGTGCAGCGCGGTGCGCAGGTGCTGCGTCGCCTCGAGCTCGTCCGGATGAGCGACCGGACCCTCGAGCTGGCTGGCACGCTGCTGCCGCCGGAGCTGCGGTCGCTGGACGCCGTTCACCTCGCGACGGCACACCAGCTCGGCGCGTCCCTCAGTCGCCTGGTCACCTACGACGAGCGCATGGCCGGGGCAGCCGGCGCCCTGGGCTGGACCGTGCACGCTCCGGGCCGCTGACCCGACACGTTCCGCGTACGCGGGCAGGCACCCACGTCCACTGACTGCAGCGTGCGGCGGACGCGGTGGATAGCGCTTGTCGGGAACCCGCCCTGTGGACGAACGCTGAAACTGTCGGACCCGTTTAGCAGCGTGCGTGGCCCGTGACGAGGAGGCCCCGATGTGCCAATTGTGCGACCTGCCCGACCTGACCCCCGAGGAGTACGACGACCGCATCCGCGCGCTGGTCGACCAGCATCGGTTCGCCGTCCAATCCGTGGGCGGTTCGCGCTGCCGCGCGGAGTTCAGCTACACCGTCGGCCTGACGGCGCACGGGCTGCCCGAGCTGGTCGTGATCGGCGTGCGCGTGGCCGACGCCGCCCGGTTGCTCCAGCACTGGGGCGACTACCTGCTCGACAAAAGCCTGGTGCTTCCCGGCGAGACCCTCGAGTGCGGGCCGTGGTTGATGGAGGCGGTTGAGGTCGAGCGGCGCTGTGCCCGACGCGTGGTCGTGCTGCTCCTTGTGAGACGGGTGGTATACGAGTCGCGCGCCGTCCGCCGCTGAGCGCGGCGGAGCTATTTCGCTGATGCGACGCCATCCGCGTCAGGCGGTGAACGCCTCCCACCGCGCTGCCAGCGCATCGCGATCCGGCCGGTCCTGCCGCCGGGCCGGCAGGTGCAGGTGCCGCCCGTGCATCTCCTGCAAGCCGTACCGCAGCATCGGGCCATCTACCTCGGACAGCACGTCGTCACGCAACTGCACCGTGTAGTCCGGCTTGACGCCGAGGATCTTCCGGTCGTACGCCGCGTGGTGGATCTTGCACAGTGACAGGCCATTCGAGACCACCGGCTGGCCGGACTCCGCATCGCCGAGGATGTGCGCCGCGTCGAGCAGATCCGCATGCCGCAGCCGGCATACCGCACACGCAGTGTCATACGCCCGGATGACGCGGGCACGGAAGACCGGCTGGTGCAGGCGTAGGTTCACAAGGCCGCTCGGCATACCGCCGCTGGTCCTCGGTGACGGCGTCCGGGGTGAGGAAGCGCAGGGACTCGTCGACCGCGAGTTTCACGAAGCGACCAACTGGGTCGTCGTCCACGACGTAGACCGGGCAGCGCGGAACGAAGACGCCCGTGGCGATCCCCTGTAGCAGGATGACGGGCAGTTGGAGCCGCGCTGCCTCACGCAGCTTCCTGTTGTCGCCTGCGTCGGGTGCCTGGTCCCGGTAGGCGTAGCGCAGCAGCCCGTCAGCCGGGTCCAGGTCGTCGTCGTAGCGACCCTGCGGCTGGCTGAGGATCGACAGGGTGGCGGCCAATTCGCGCGGGTTTCGGATGCCGCGGCTCTGGTCGATCAGCTTGAGCGGCTGACCGCCATAGCGGAATCCCTCCAGCTCGGCACGCGTGATTACGCCACCCGACGCCTCGCTGCGCTCCACGACGTACGACATCGCGGTTCGGCGGACATCGAGCTCGTCGAGCGGCACGCTGCTGTGTAGCAGCTCGCGCCGGCTCAAGTCAGGGGTGCGGCGGTGCCGAGGGGGAGCGGATGGACGAAGGCCTGACGGTCAAGCCGTGGAAGCGCTACGGGAAGAACCGCGACTACGTCGTGGACGGGGGCGGCCGGAGCCTGGGCTTCCGCGACAACGCCAACGACTCCGTGCACGTGGTGGTCGAGGAAGACCGGCCTGCGGTCCTACGTGCCCTCGGCATTGCGTTGCCGGGGCAGCGGCCAGCGCAGGAAGACTACGCCGTCACGATCGATCGATTCGCCGTCGACCTCGGTGACAATGCGGCCGGGGCCGGGGCCAAGGCCCTTGCGCAGGAACACCGCGAGCAGGCACCGGTACGAACCCTGCTAGCACGCGTGCTCGGCGTGCACACCGACGAGCGGGCTTGGCGGGTCGGTGCCAAGGGAGAGGAGACGGTCGGCCGCGAGCTCGAGCGGCTCGGGGAGGCCTGGACGGTCGTGCACGACGTGCCCGTAGGAGAGCGTGGCGCCAACATCGATCACGTGGTCGTCGGTCCGGCCGGCGTCTTCACCGTCAACAGCAAGTGGCACGCCGGCAAGGGCATTTGGGTCGGCGGCGACGTGGTCATGGTCGACGGCCACCGGCAGCCCTACGTCCGCAACGCGCGGCACGAGGCGCGGCGGGCGAGCCGGTTGCTGTCCGCGGCCTACGGTGCGCCGGTGCCCGTGCTGGGGATCGTCGCCATCCTCGCGCAGGGGTGGACCGTCCGGGAGCAGCCCCGCGACGGCGAGGTCCTCGTGACGACGCCGCGGACGGCGCGGAAGCACCTGCAGAAGCTACCGGCGCGATACGCGGTGCACGAGGTGGACCGGCTGGCCCTGTGGGCGCGGCGCAGCACGACCTGGCAGCCCTGAGCTCGGACGCAGAAGGCGGCAGCGGAAGCCGAATCATGCGGCGGCGGTGGACAAGCTCGCCACCTTCTGATCGGTCAGGCGGGCTCGGTTCGCACGAGGAATAGCCCCTCGTCGAAGCCGCCGTGACGCTCGCGCTTCTCGTCGGCCAGGTGCGCGATCTCCGCCATCGGCAGGCCCAGGTCGCGCGCGAGCGCGCGCACCACCTCGAGCACGTCCGCCAGCTCCTTCGGCAGCTCCTGCTCTGACGCCGCAGCTGCCTCCGACGCCTCCTCCACAAGCTTTGCCAGCAGGGCCGGCCGCAGCTGCTCGCGGGTGAGCACCTCGACGATCGGTGTCTTGCCGTCCGCGGTGATCACGTGCGGGATCTTGTCCCTGACCAACTTGCGGAACTCCGTCACGTCGCCTCCAGCATCGGCAGCACGTCGAGCAGCCGCGCGCGGTCGAGCACGGTGTAGACGCCGGGCTCCTGCCACAGGGCACTGCCTTCGGGCAGATGCGCGTACAGACCGCGGGCGACCTGCCTCGACCGGCTCAGCTGCAGCGGCCACGCTGCGGCGTGTGCCACCTGGGTCAGAACCTTCTCCGGCCGACCGGCCCAGCGGGCCAGCAGCTCCAAATCGGCGTAGTGGTCACGCTTGCCGTTGTTGCAGCGTCGGTCGGCCAGTACCAGGTTGCCGAGCGCGTCGTTCGGTAGCCGCGACCACGGCACGAAGTGGTCGACCTTCACCTCGCCGGCGGGAAGCTGACGGCGGCAGTAGAAGCACAAGCCCGCCTGTGCTTGCCGCAGCCCAGGTTCCACAGCACGGAGCGCGATCCGGTCGGTGCCGAACAGGAAATTGCGCAGGTGCTCCGCCGGCAGCTGCTCATTGCTGAAGGTCGCCACCGCACGTGTCCAGTGCAGCTCCACCAGCGGGCGCAGCAGGCCGCCGAGGCTGACCAGCCAGTCGCCGACGTTCGGCTTCAGCACCACGTCCAGCGGCCGCGTACGCAGCTGCCGCGTAGTGACGCTCTCGTGGAAGGGCGCGTCGTCGTACAGGAAGCGCGGGTAGTCGGCGGCGCCGCTGGCGGAGTACCCGGACGGCCGCTGGAGCTTCCCGAGCGGCATCTGCACGAGGTTGAGCTCGATGACCGAGATCGTCTGGGCATAGGCCGCGGGGAGCGCTCGCTCTGCTGCCGCTGGGCTGTGCGCGCCGGCTGCTGCGGCCATCTCGCGCAGCGCACGCACTGCATCGACGGTGACCGCCTTCGGCCGGCTGGACTGCTTGAGCAGCGGTGCTCCGTCACGACGGGCGTACGGGCGGACCTGCGGCCAGTAGAACTCCAGCACCCGCACGGCCAGGTCGCGGCCGGGAACACTGGCGGGAGCCTGACCTTGATCGTCGGCGGTCATCGCGCAGCAGTCGATCAGGGCGAGGAGAACGCGAGCTTGTACGTCGCCGTGCGCCGGCCCTCGTCGAGGATCGCCAGGAGGAGCTGGGCCCAGGCCGCGGCGTTTCCCGCACTCGAGTCGCCGTCCAAGCCGCTCCCTTCATGCCGTCCTCAGTCCGACGTCGGGCTGCAACTGCCGCGGGGATGTTGGGATCATCCCACGCGCGGCACCTCGGCGAACCGCCCGTATTGGTCCTACAGGTGCACGACGATGCGGGTCACGGTCTTGCGCGGCTCCGCGTCGCGACGAGGCCGCACATTCAGGCGCAGCGGTCAGCACGCGACGAGGTCGGCGCTTGCCTGGCGCGGCTACCGGATGTGGTGGGTGAGCCGATTGACATCTTCCGCAGTCGCCACCGCGGATGAGATGCCGGTTGAGGCGCCTTCAACGTTATCCGTATTGCCCATTCCGGCAGCTCGGGAGATGTCGGTCGACCAGCGGGAGCAGGCGTAGGTAGAACACGCACGCGACCGCAGCCGCTCCACGCCGCTATCCCGGTAAGCGGCCGAGCAGCGCCCTCAGAAACCCCTGGCGCGCTGGTCGCGGATGATGCGGACGACGTTGAGCGGGTTCGCCTTGCGCCAGGCCCCGAGAGCGGCGTGCTGCTCGGCGGCGGTCGCCGGCTCGACGCCGGTGCGCTGCTGGTGCCAGCTGAGGGCGTCGGCGGCGTACCAGACGTTGGCGCACGGCCGGGCGGCGCGGATGGCGGCGATCGCCTCGACCGGGTCCCAGCCCTGGGCGAGCAGGATTGCGAAACCGAGCGACGGGCCGCGGTTGATGCCCATGTGGCAGTGGGCGAGCACGACGGCCTCGGGTCCGGCCGACTCGATCCAGCTGACCGCCTGCTCGAACCAGTCGTACGGGACGGTCTGGCCGGCGTCGTCCATGCCGTGGTGCAGGTAGCCGATGTCCGGCGCCGACTGGGCGAAGACGTCCAGGTCCGACCACTCCAGGCGGACGTCCACAATGTGGGTGATGCCGAGCGAGCAGATCTCCGCGAACTGCATCGCGGCGAGCTCGTCGTCGTAGGCGCTGATGTCGCCGCCGATGGCGAGCGCGGCGGTGACGAAGTGGAGGTTGGCGAACTCGGCTGCCGGAAGGGTGTGCAAGGGGTGCTCCGATCTGTATGCTCACAGCAGAGTCGCACACACTGCAGATTTATGTAAAAGGAAGATTCCATGGGTCGAGAGCTGGGGCGGTTCCTGGAGCACCGGCGGCGGGAGCTCGGGCTGTCGCGGCGTGACCTGGCGGAGCAGTCGGGGCTGTCCTACCCGTACGTCTCGCAGCTCGAGACCGGGGACCGCGAGCCGGCGCTGAAGGCGATGCGGGCGCTGGCGCCGGTGCTGGAGGTGCGACCCGAGGAGCTGGCGGCGCTGGTTGCCGGCGGGGACTGGGCGACGACGGGCACGAGCTCGTACGCCTCGGCGCCGGAGCTGATGAGCGTCGGCTCCATGTCGGACTCGCCGTCGTACAACAGGGACAAGGTGCTGCTGTCGCTGGAGCGGCGGTTGCGGGACGTGCCGCCGCTGGAGCGGATCGCGCTGCTGAACCAGATGATTGCGGCGGCGGTGGAGGAGCTGGCGGGGGAGCGAGAAGGGTCGTAGGGACGGCAGCCTCCGCGAGCGTCTCGAGCTGGCTGAAAGGAGCAGCCGCCTCCGGGCGGCTGTGGACACCAGGCCGTGCTCCACACCTCAGGCAGGGCTGAGTCCCTTGGAGTGGTGTAACTCCGGCTCTTGATCTTGACCTCGTTCGTGTCGGTCACGGACGTTGAGGGGCCACCGCGTGAGGCTGTGTGAGTAACCGACCAAAGTTGCTCACAGACAAGGACTTCACGCGATGGCCCTAGACGATTCTGCCCTGCTCGAGATGATCGAGATGCTCCGCACCGCCGACGGCGGCGAACTCATGCGCCGGCTGCTCGGCGGGATGCTCCAAGCCGTTGTTGACGCCGAGGCGACCGCGCACATCGGTGCCGGCGTGCATGAGCGCAGCGACGCTCGCACGACCCAACGCAACGGCACCCGCGACAAGCTCGTCACGACCGCCGCGGGCGACCTGACGGTCAAGATCCCGAAGGTCCGGACCGGGTCGTTCTTCCCGGCGCTGCTGGCTCCTCGCCGGCGCATCGACGTCGCGCTGCACGCGGTGGTGATGCAGG of the Mycobacteriales bacterium genome contains:
- a CDS encoding helix-turn-helix transcriptional regulator, whose product is MGRELGRFLEHRRRELGLSRRDLAEQSGLSYPYVSQLETGDREPALKAMRALAPVLEVRPEELAALVAGGDWATTGTSSYASAPELMSVGSMSDSPSYNRDKVLLSLERRLRDVPPLERIALLNQMIAAAVEELAGEREGS
- a CDS encoding HNH endonuclease; protein product: MPSGLVNLRLHQPVFRARVIRAYDTACAVCRLRHADLLDAAHILGDAESGQPVVSNGLSLCKIHHAAYDRKILGVKPDYTVQLRDDVLSEVDGPMLRYGLQEMHGRHLHLPARRQDRPDRDALAARWEAFTA
- a CDS encoding helicase-associated domain-containing protein, with amino-acid sequence MARRRSNLVAASPLLRRTDLLDRSSTTARHGVPQTLDYLIRDVERQHGRVRIGAAGCYLRCADSALTEEVVRTRTLSRLQLRQVATSPGSWRTPTGDEHRRIDT
- a CDS encoding type II toxin-antitoxin system prevent-host-death family antitoxin; the protein is MTTVGVRELRQRASELLRQVAQGETIEITDRGRPVALLGPLAAGDELTRLRAAGQVSAAEGDLTDLPEPLELEPGQETPSQVLAGLRRDDR
- a CDS encoding DUF4262 domain-containing protein, producing the protein MARDEEAPMCQLCDLPDLTPEEYDDRIRALVDQHRFAVQSVGGSRCRAEFSYTVGLTAHGLPELVVIGVRVADAARLLQHWGDYLLDKSLVLPGETLECGPWLMEAVEVERRCARRVVVLLLVRRVVYESRAVRR
- a CDS encoding dual specificity protein phosphatase family protein; its protein translation is MHTLPAAEFANLHFVTAALAIGGDISAYDDELAAMQFAEICSLGITHIVDVRLEWSDLDVFAQSAPDIGYLHHGMDDAGQTVPYDWFEQAVSWIESAGPEAVVLAHCHMGINRGPSLGFAILLAQGWDPVEAIAAIRAARPCANVWYAADALSWHQQRTGVEPATAAEQHAALGAWRKANPLNVVRIIRDQRARGF
- a CDS encoding HNH endonuclease domain-containing protein encodes the protein MTADDQGQAPASVPGRDLAVRVLEFYWPQVRPYARRDGAPLLKQSSRPKAVTVDAVRALREMAAAAGAHSPAAAERALPAAYAQTISVIELNLVQMPLGKLQRPSGYSASGAADYPRFLYDDAPFHESVTTRQLRTRPLDVVLKPNVGDWLVSLGGLLRPLVELHWTRAVATFSNEQLPAEHLRNFLFGTDRIALRAVEPGLRQAQAGLCFYCRRQLPAGEVKVDHFVPWSRLPNDALGNLVLADRRCNNGKRDHYADLELLARWAGRPEKVLTQVAHAAAWPLQLSRSRQVARGLYAHLPEGSALWQEPGVYTVLDRARLLDVLPMLEAT
- a CDS encoding type II toxin-antitoxin system VapC family toxin codes for the protein MTAERAVYLDPSALVKLAVAEPESAALRAYLRRRRPLVSSALSRTEVGRALLPLGPRAVQRGAQVLRRLELVRMSDRTLELAGTLLPPELRSLDAVHLATAHQLGASLSRLVTYDERMAGAAGALGWTVHAPGR
- a CDS encoding nuclease-related domain-containing protein, producing MDEGLTVKPWKRYGKNRDYVVDGGGRSLGFRDNANDSVHVVVEEDRPAVLRALGIALPGQRPAQEDYAVTIDRFAVDLGDNAAGAGAKALAQEHREQAPVRTLLARVLGVHTDERAWRVGAKGEETVGRELERLGEAWTVVHDVPVGERGANIDHVVVGPAGVFTVNSKWHAGKGIWVGGDVVMVDGHRQPYVRNARHEARRASRLLSAAYGAPVPVLGIVAILAQGWTVREQPRDGEVLVTTPRTARKHLQKLPARYAVHEVDRLALWARRSTTWQP
- a CDS encoding nucleoside triphosphate pyrophosphohydrolase: MTEFRKLVRDKIPHVITADGKTPIVEVLTREQLRPALLAKLVEEASEAAAASEQELPKELADVLEVVRALARDLGLPMAEIAHLADEKRERHGGFDEGLFLVRTEPA